A single genomic interval of Psychroserpens sp. NJDZ02 harbors:
- a CDS encoding sterol desaturase family protein, with amino-acid sequence MDFTNPLVYGVPCFLGFIAIELTYSKTHDNNELYKWKDFFSSLSLGIGSAVIGALVKTVAVILVFNFAYELFNPIVDGVRTNIMGWQSFGYAWYVWIICMLLDDYSYYWFHRQNHMVRFLWAAHIVHHSSDNFNLGTAVRNGWFTIFYKPFFYVWIVIIGFPPEMLVVCMGIEALWQFQLHTQYVKNLGFLETFLNTHTMHQVHHAQNIEYMDKNHGGILNVFDRIFGTWKKIDHSIDIKYGVSVPPESYNLFIILTHEYKNIWDDMKKSSNWYHKFKYAFAAPGWSHDGSTLTIKQIRKEMAEDSNNNLEISNPKPIFIKSDVK; translated from the coding sequence ATGGATTTTACAAACCCGTTAGTCTATGGAGTCCCTTGTTTTTTGGGCTTTATCGCAATAGAGCTTACCTACAGCAAAACTCATGACAACAACGAATTATACAAATGGAAAGATTTTTTTTCAAGTCTATCGCTTGGAATAGGATCGGCAGTAATTGGCGCACTGGTAAAAACAGTTGCCGTGATATTAGTCTTTAATTTTGCTTATGAACTCTTTAATCCTATTGTGGATGGTGTACGAACAAACATTATGGGATGGCAATCTTTTGGATATGCTTGGTACGTTTGGATTATCTGTATGCTGTTAGACGATTATTCTTATTACTGGTTTCATAGACAAAATCATATGGTTCGTTTTTTATGGGCTGCACATATTGTACATCATTCCTCAGACAACTTTAATTTAGGAACAGCTGTACGTAATGGTTGGTTTACTATTTTTTACAAGCCTTTTTTTTATGTTTGGATTGTAATTATAGGTTTCCCGCCAGAAATGTTGGTCGTTTGTATGGGTATTGAAGCGCTATGGCAATTTCAACTCCATACGCAATATGTCAAAAATTTAGGGTTTTTAGAGACCTTTTTAAATACACATACCATGCACCAAGTACATCACGCCCAAAATATTGAATATATGGACAAAAATCATGGTGGGATCCTAAATGTATTTGATCGTATTTTTGGAACCTGGAAAAAAATAGACCATTCTATTGATATAAAGTATGGTGTTTCTGTTCCTCCTGAATCTTATAACTTGTTTATTATTTTAACGCACGAGTATAAAAACATTTGGGATGATATGAAAAAATCTAGCAATTGGTATCATAAATTTAAGTATGCCTTTGCTGCGCCTGGCTGGAGTCATGACGGAAGTACATTAACTATAAAGCAAATTAGAAAAGAAATGGCAGAAGATTCTAATAACAATTTAGAAATATCAAATCCTAAGCCCATTTTTATAAAGAGTGATGTAAAATAA
- a CDS encoding MarC family protein, translated as MDNLITFSITVFTGFFAITNPISNMTVFVSLTKGANRDTKRAINKKANIIAFIIVTVFILLGKYIFELFNISIPAFKITGGILIFFIGFDMLQSKQSNVKSLNDVHIDEDIAVSPLAIPILAGPGTIVTAMNFVSNAAPLQMFLVIAIFGSMSLLTFFTFKLSDLIVKMVGHNVISVIGKIMGLIIAIIGTGMIIQGIKISFDLIAK; from the coding sequence ATGGATAACTTAATTACATTTTCAATTACCGTATTTACAGGTTTTTTTGCTATAACCAACCCGATATCAAATATGACTGTCTTTGTTTCTTTAACCAAAGGCGCTAATAGAGATACAAAAAGAGCTATTAATAAAAAAGCAAATATTATAGCTTTTATAATTGTAACGGTTTTTATTTTATTAGGTAAGTATATCTTCGAGTTATTTAATATTAGTATTCCTGCGTTTAAAATAACGGGGGGTATTTTAATCTTTTTTATTGGTTTTGATATGTTACAGTCAAAACAATCCAATGTGAAAAGTTTAAATGATGTGCATATTGATGAAGATATTGCAGTATCACCGCTAGCTATACCAATTTTAGCAGGTCCCGGAACTATTGTAACGGCTATGAATTTTGTATCTAATGCAGCTCCTTTACAGATGTTTTTAGTCATTGCTATTTTTGGATCAATGAGCTTATTAACTTTTTTTACTTTCAAATTAAGTGATCTTATTGTAAAAATGGTTGGGCATAATGTAATTTCTGTAATAGGTAAGATAATGGGATTAATTATCGCTATTATTGGTACAGGTATGATTATTCAGGGAATCAAGATTTCATTTGACTTAATCGCTAAATAA
- a CDS encoding DUF983 domain-containing protein: protein MEFLKGTKINSILTGNCPVCQNESMYTVKNPYKVTRTLTMKERCSHCNTKYKIEPSFFFGAMYVSYPVGIFFGAISFFLTFYVLNLSFMTSYIILIIVMLLLLPIILRISRNIWINIFMTFDKTKALAIKEN, encoded by the coding sequence ATGGAATTTTTAAAAGGCACAAAAATTAATAGCATTTTAACTGGAAATTGTCCTGTCTGTCAAAACGAAAGCATGTACACCGTAAAAAACCCATATAAGGTTACAAGGACATTAACTATGAAAGAGCGTTGCAGCCACTGTAACACCAAGTATAAAATTGAACCGTCTTTCTTTTTTGGGGCGATGTACGTTAGTTACCCTGTCGGTATCTTTTTTGGTGCCATTTCATTTTTTCTAACCTTCTATGTCTTAAATCTTTCTTTTATGACGTCTTACATTATATTAATAATTGTTATGTTACTGTTGCTTCCTATAATTTTAAGGATTTCAAGAAATATATGGATTAACATCTTTATGACATTTGATAAAACAAAAGCATTAGCAATAAAGGAAAACTAG
- a CDS encoding cold-shock protein, whose translation MSKGTVKFFNDTKGFGFITEEGVDKDHFVHISGLIDEIREGDEVEFDLQEGNKGLNAVNVKVI comes from the coding sequence ATGAGTAAAGGAACAGTAAAATTTTTCAACGACACTAAAGGTTTTGGATTCATCACTGAAGAAGGAGTTGATAAAGACCACTTTGTACACATTTCTGGATTAATCGATGAGATTAGAGAAGGTGACGAAGTTGAATTTGACTTACAAGAAGGAAACAAAGGATTAAACGCGGTTAACGTAAAAGTTATCTAA
- a CDS encoding SDR family NAD(P)-dependent oxidoreductase has translation MSDNNTNQDIQNCILTLQRLVDDTNQLFDMPEEQRVALYKVAGELSRPNRDEFQRRRKDAKKAAKRKMIESDKHARKTTGIRSAREATLFVAPKLLAAAVIPEDTPELESPRNCYVCKTVYTKLHHFYDTMCTDCGDLNYAKRFQTTDLKDQVAVITGSRLKIGYHITLMLLRSGATVVATTRFPADSAIRFSKEDDYKDWSDRLHIHGLDLRHIPSVEIFCNYIEQKYDRLDILINNAAQTVRRPSGFYFHLMENEKLPIDQLPKLAQTLLQDHESCLEELSSLSVGPSKTDKNNVLPVTWHGPEPGIGLRSSAELSQIPYSFDNSLQTEEVFPEGQLDADLQQVDLRKTNSWRLKLGEIETTEMVEVQLVNAVAPFVLCNRLSNIMMKENTGKKHIINVSAMEGKFHRFKKEDRHPHTNMAKAALNMLTHTSATTFAKSGIYMNAVDTGWVTDEDPAALSKQKVEVHDFQPPLDIVDGAARVMDPLIDGINTGKHWCGKFLKDYFPIDW, from the coding sequence ATGAGTGATAATAACACAAATCAAGACATACAAAATTGTATTTTGACATTACAACGTTTAGTAGACGATACTAATCAACTGTTTGATATGCCAGAAGAACAACGCGTTGCATTATATAAAGTAGCAGGAGAATTATCTAGACCAAATCGTGACGAGTTTCAACGTAGACGTAAGGATGCTAAAAAAGCAGCAAAACGTAAAATGATTGAGAGCGATAAGCACGCTAGAAAAACAACAGGAATACGATCTGCAAGAGAAGCGACTTTATTTGTGGCGCCAAAATTATTGGCTGCAGCTGTAATCCCTGAAGATACGCCGGAGTTAGAATCACCAAGAAATTGTTATGTATGTAAAACAGTGTACACAAAATTGCATCATTTTTATGATACGATGTGTACAGATTGTGGCGATTTAAATTATGCTAAGCGTTTTCAAACAACAGATTTAAAAGATCAAGTGGCCGTAATTACAGGGTCTAGATTAAAAATCGGATACCATATTACATTAATGCTATTACGCTCAGGGGCGACAGTTGTAGCAACAACGCGTTTCCCTGCCGATTCTGCTATTCGTTTTTCTAAAGAGGATGATTATAAAGATTGGAGTGATCGTTTACACATACATGGCTTAGATTTAAGACATATTCCAAGTGTAGAAATATTTTGTAATTACATCGAACAAAAATACGATCGCTTAGATATTTTAATTAATAATGCAGCACAAACAGTAAGGCGTCCGTCTGGTTTTTATTTCCATTTAATGGAGAATGAAAAACTTCCAATAGACCAATTGCCTAAACTAGCACAAACGTTACTACAGGATCACGAAAGTTGTTTGGAAGAATTATCAAGCTTAAGTGTTGGCCCTTCTAAAACAGATAAAAATAATGTATTACCGGTAACTTGGCATGGTCCAGAACCTGGTATTGGTTTACGTAGCTCTGCAGAATTATCTCAAATACCATACAGTTTTGACAATTCGTTACAAACGGAAGAGGTTTTTCCTGAAGGACAATTAGATGCCGATTTACAACAAGTCGATTTGCGTAAAACAAATAGTTGGCGTTTAAAATTAGGTGAAATTGAAACTACAGAAATGGTAGAAGTACAGTTGGTAAATGCTGTAGCTCCATTTGTACTATGTAATCGTTTGTCTAATATAATGATGAAAGAAAACACAGGTAAAAAACATATTATTAATGTGTCCGCAATGGAAGGGAAGTTTCATCGTTTTAAGAAGGAAGACCGACACCCACATACTAATATGGCAAAAGCAGCCTTGAATATGTTAACGCATACCTCTGCTACAACTTTTGCTAAATCTGGTATTTATATGAATGCTGTTGATACAGGTTGGGTTACAGATGAAGATCCTGCAGCATTATCTAAACAAAAGGTAGAAGTACACGATTTTCAACCGCCTTTGGATATTGTAGATGGTGCAGCCCGTGTTATGGATCCGTTAATTGATGGTATTAACACAGGAAAACATTGGTGTGGTAAATTTTTAAAAGACTATTTTCCTATAGATTGGTAG